A region from the Triticum urartu cultivar G1812 chromosome 1, Tu2.1, whole genome shotgun sequence genome encodes:
- the LOC125508145 gene encoding probable prolyl 4-hydroxylase 3 translates to MASRTAGRGGRPLLGGGAGGGRRGKPSKAILAALLLASVALLLLLALGALSLPAGSGRGAVLSLPRPRFRRSASESRLEKRGEKGEPWTEVLSWEPRAFIYHNFLSKEECQYLISLAKPHMKKSTVVDSATGGSKDSRVRTSSGTFLKRGQDKIVRTIEKRISDFTFIPVENGEGLQVLHYEVGQKYEPHFDYFHDDFNTKNGGQRIATVLMYLSDVEEGGETVFPSAKVNSSSIPFHNELSECAKRGISVKPKMGDALLFWSMRPDGTLDPTSLHGGCPVIKGDKWSSTKWIRVHEYKV, encoded by the exons ATGGCGAGCAGgacggcggggcggggcgggagGCCGCTgctgggcggcggcgccgggGGCGGGAGGCGCGGGAAGCCGTCCAAGGCGATCCTGGCCGCGCTGCTGCTGGCGTCGGTGGCGCTGCTGCTCCTCCTGGCGCTCGGCGCGCTCTCGCTGCCGGCCGGCTCCGGCCGCGGCGCGGTCCTCTCGCTGCCGCGCCCGCGCTTCCGCAGATCCGCGTCCGAGTC GAGGCTGGAGAAGCGCGGGGAGAAAGGGGAGCCCTGGACGGAGGTTCTGTCGTGGGAGCCACGGGCGTTCATCTACCACAACTTCCTC TCCAAGGAAGAATGTCAGTATTTAATTTCATTGGCAAAGCCTCACATGAAGAAGTCGACAGTGGTTGATTCTGCAACTGGAGGGAGTAAAGATAGCAG GGTGCGAACGAGTTCAGGAACATTTCTTAAAAGAGGCCAGGACAAAATTGTTCGCACCATTGAGAAAAGAATATCAGATTTCACCTTCATACCTGTAG AAAACGGAGAGGGCCTTCAAGTTCTCCACTATGAGGTTGGACAGAAATATGAACCTCACTTTGATTACTTCCATGATGATTTCAACACCAAAAATGGGGGCCAGCGTATAGCCACTGTTCTTATGTATCT TTCGGATGTTGAAGAGGGCGGTGAGACCGTGTTTCCTTCTGCTAAAGTTAATAGCAGCTCAATACCATTTCATAATGAGCTGTCTGAATGTGCAAAGCGGGGTATATCTGTCAAACCGAAGATGGGAGATGCATTGCTTTTCTGGAGCATGAGGCCTGATGGAACCCTGGATCCCACAAGCCTCCATG GTGGTTGTCCAGTGATAAAAGGTGACAAATGGTCATCTACAAAGTGGATTCGTGTTCATGAGTACAAAGTTTAG